The following are encoded together in the Oncorhynchus gorbuscha isolate QuinsamMale2020 ecotype Even-year linkage group LG03, OgorEven_v1.0, whole genome shotgun sequence genome:
- the LOC124032271 gene encoding indian hedgehog protein-like, with protein sequence MVWNGPPPRFEPHHSNAFKCPRRGLLSGHGGSLKVSPMKVSSWLESLARLGLLAIFTWSSLVQGCGPGPGYGNRPRPRKLIPMPYKTSFPKLSENNLGASGRVEGKITRNSERFNELVCNYNTDIIFKDEEKTLADRFMTKRCKDCLNKLAIAVMNHWPGTKLRVTEAWDEDGHHPPDSLHYEGRAVDITTSDRIPDKYGMLAQLAVEAGFDFVYYESKYHVHCSVKADHSVAVEKGGCFPGWARVTLAGGGQKTLASLGPGDRVLALSGSGHIVLSRVLLFLHQDHESRSTFLVLATKDGRRLALTPHHLVFLAPHHKLHYSEYKAQFASRAKPGDYVLVHGADGRVQPSRITSVSQEEGMGVYAPLTEHGTLFVDGVLASSYALIEDHRLAHWAFGPLRLLLSFTQLVRGEGTLGAQVTEAEREHTKKPTHCNTQHICVNQTLNSPGVYVNTNTSDRQSSCAAVPINRDIEGGHCDSVRKEVLSVHWYARLLHRIGQFFLDPKTFYH encoded by the exons ATGGTCTGGAATGGACCACCACCAAGATTTGAACCCCATCATTCAAATGCATTTAAGTGCCCGAGACGGGGCTTGCTTAGTGGGCACGGTGGATCATTGAAGGTGTCCCCAATGAAGGTGTCCTCCTGGTTGGAAAGCCTGGCACGGCTTGGCCTGCTCGCTATCTTCACGTGGAGCTCCCTGGTCCAGGGGTGCGGGCCAGGCCCTGGGTACGGCAACCGCCCTAGGCCCAGGAAACTCATCCCCATGCCTTACAAGACCTCCTTCCCCAAACTTTCCGAGAACAACCTAGGTGCCAGCGGGAGGGTGGAGGGCAAGATCACACGTAACTCTGAACGCTTTAATGAACTGGTGTGTAACTACAACACCGATATTATCTTCAAAGATGAGGAGAAAACCCTTGCTGACCGCTTCATGACCAAG cGCTGTAAAGACTGCCTCAACAAACTAGCCATAGCGGTGATGAACCACTGGCCTGGGACGAAACTGAGGGTGACAGAGGCCTGGGATGAGGACGGCCATCACCCCCCTGACTCTCTTCATTATGAGGGACGGGCCGTGGACATCACCACGTCAGACCGCATCCCAGACAAGTACGGCATGCTAGCCCAGCTGGCTGTGGAGGCTGGCTTTGACTTTGTGTACTATGAGTCCAAGTACCATGTGCACTGCTCTGTCAAAGCTG ATCACTCTGTGGCGGTGGAGAAAGGGGGCTGTTTCCCAGGCTGGGCCCGAGTGACCTTGGCCGGAGGGGGACAGAAGACCCTGGCCTCCCTGGGGCCTGGAGACAGAGTGTTGGCCCTGTCTGGGTCAGGACACATCGTCCTCAGCCGCGTCCTTCTATTCCTACACCAAGACCATGAGAGCAGGTCCACTTTCCTGGTCCTGGCCACAAAAGATGGCCGCCGCCTAGCCCTCACTCCCCACCACCTGGTCTTCCTTGCACCCCATCACAAACTCCACTACAGTGAGTACAAGGCTCAGTTTGCCAGTAGAGCCAAACCGGGGGACTATGTACTCGTCCATGGAGCGGACGGCCGAGTACAACCATCCAGGATCACATCTGTATCgcaggaggaagggatgggtgtgTACGCACCACTTACAGAACACGGCACTCTGTTTGTGGATGGGGTGCTGGCATCCAGCTATGCACTTATAGAGGACCATAGGCTGGCACACTGGGCATTTGGGCCTCTGAGACTGCTGCTGTCATTCACCCAGCTGGTTCGGGGGGAGGGCACACTGGGAGCGCAGgtcacagaggcagagagagagcacacgaaGAAGCCCACTCACTGCAACACTCAACACATTTGTGTGAATCAGACACTCAACAGCCCAGGCGTGTATGTGAATACAAACACTTCAGACAGACAAAGCAGTTGCGCTGCTGTACCCATAAACAGAGACATTGAGGGGGGACACTGTGACTCTGTGCGAAAAGAGGTTTTGAGTGTGCACTGGTATGCTAGGCTGCTACACAGAATTGGACAGTTCTTTCTAGACCCAAAGACATTTTATCATTAG
- the LOC124032272 gene encoding limb region 1 homolog-like protein yields the protein MEVDDVSVREQLFHNKVREIFICVLLFTCLYILSYLILTHFKKNADYITTDDIEDATVNKIALWLCTFTLSVAVCAVLLLPISILSNEVLLTFPHSYYMQWLNGSLIHGLWNLVFLFSNLSLVFLMPFAYFFTESEGFVGCKKGVMARVYETAVVLLLLTLLVLGMVWVGVALLNNTARESLYDVWECYLPYLYSAISLFGVLLLLLCTPFGLSRMFSVTGSLLVKPGLLENVEVEMNCAAFEEASLSRKLNSGSTSCRISVNVEPLRMQFLGVQAKRIALQMRRRASPWQRNLFYPLAMLLLLALTVVCVLMVCFHVLELLFDETAMPRGMGDPRLGTTSFSMFGSLGAAVQVVLIMYLMVSSVVGFYSSPLFTFLLPHTQDTNLTQIIGNCVSLLVLSSALPVFSRTLGITRFDLLGDFGRYNWLGNFHIVFLYNILFAGLTSACLINTLTWTVQRELIRAFGLHKLPLTVSRTTIPLKLLLDNGLTKIQ from the exons ATCTGTGTTCTCCTCTTCACCTGCCTCTACATACTGTCCTACCTCATCCTCACCCATTTCAAGAAGAATGCAGACTATATCACCACTG atgacattgaagatGCGACCGTCAACAAAATTGC gcTGTGGCTGTGTACATTCACCCTCTCTGTGGCGGTGTGTGCTGTGCTGCTCCTCCCCATTTCCATCCTGTCCAATGAGGTGCTGCTCACCTTTCCTCACAGCTACTACATGCAGTGGCTCAATGGATCACTCATCCACG gcTTATGGAACCTAGTGTTCCTGTTCTCCAACCTGTCCCTGGTCTTCCTCATGCCCTTCGCCTACTTCTTCACTGAGTCGGAGGGCTTCGTGGGCTGTAAGAAGGGGGTGATGGCGCGGGTGTATGAGACGGCGGTGGTGTTGCTGCTGCTCACTCTGCTGGTGCTGGGCatggtgtgggtgggtgttgccCTGCTGAACAACACGGCCAGGGAGAGCCTCTACG ACGTGTGGGAGTGTTACCTGCCCTACCTCTACTCTGCCATCTCTCTGTTTGGAGTGCTCCTGCTCCTGT TGTGCACTCCCTTCGGGCTGTCCCGCATGTTCAGTGTCACTGGGAGCCTACTGGTCAAACCAGGG CTGTTGGAGAATGTGGAGGTGGAGATGAACTGTGCTGCGTTCGAGGAGGCTTCGCTCTCCAGGAAACTCAACA GCGGTAGCACGTCATGCAGAATCAGTGTAAACGTGGAGCCTTTGAGGATGCAGTTCCTCGGCGTCCAGGCCAAACGCATCGCCCTCC AGATGCGGAGGAGAGCATCACCATGGCAGCGGAACCTGTTCTACCctctggccatgctcctgctcctaGCTCTaacggtggtgtgtgtgttgatggtatGTTTCCACGTTCTGGAGCTCCTGTTCGACGAGACGGCCATGCCCAGAGGAATGGGG GACCCTCGTCTGGGGACAACTTCCTTCTCCATGTTTGGTTCTCTGGGAGCAGCAGTGCAGGTGGTCCTCATCATGTACCTGATGGTGTCGTCTGTGGTGGGCTTCTAcagctctcctctcttcaccttccTGCTGCCCCACACTCAGGACACCAACCTCACACAGATCATTGggaactgtgtctctcttctgGTCCTCAGCTCAGCACTGCCAGTCTTCTCTCGTACTCTGG GCATCACACGGTTTGACCTGCTGGGAGACTTTGGGAGGTATAACTGGCTGGGGAACTTCCACATAGTGTTCCTGTACAACATCTTGTTCGCTGGCCTCACCTCTGCTTGCCTCATCAACACTCTCACCTGGACTGTGCAGAGAGAACTCATACGTGCCTTTG GTCTCCACAAACTACCTCTGACTGTGTCCCGCACCACCATCCCCCTCAAGCTCCTCCTGGACAATGGCCTGACAAAGATCCAGTGA